The Equus asinus isolate D_3611 breed Donkey chromosome 4, EquAss-T2T_v2, whole genome shotgun sequence genome has a segment encoding these proteins:
- the LOC123285215 gene encoding nematocyst expressed protein 3-like isoform X3 codes for MPVRRPAAPAARTRRALAPLEIIFTVLFFPPSPVTFSPNRKMKCKSSFAAGGPRSPLSGSGSRSEMRCPRQCEPRGTEWGPQPSAPGPAAPPAETAESGCAPRAGALRTRRVAGLTAGSSASPRLEPAALGASSALLSPLWEFCAPAAPGPLSPTPQRAGPPAGGRHPARAPPGPGRAPGAALPPGRAGGSAWKRSQTSSPRCSDWNLESAGNCSNTRAAPLQSALALLKRSSSHQSLASPSPRKPRAGL; via the coding sequence ATGCCCGtccggcgccccgccgccccggccGCGCGCACACGCCGTGCCCTCGCCCCCCTCGAAATCATatttacagttcttttttttcccccctctcctGTGACATTTTCTCCAAATCGGAAAATGAAGTGTAAGTCGAGCTTTGCCGCAGGCGGCCCTCGGTCTCCGCTTTCCGGCTCGGGGTCCCGGAGTGAGATGCGCTGTCCCCGGCAGTGCGAACCCCGGGGGACGGAGTGGGGCCCCCAGCCCAGCGCCCCGGGCCCGGCCGCTCCGCCAGCGGAGACCGCGGAGTCCGGCTGTGCGCCGCGCGCGGGTGCGCTCCGGACGCGGCGGGTCGCAGGCCTCACCGCGGGTTCAAGTGCATCCCCGCGGCTGGAGCCCGCGGCTCTGGGAGCGAGTTCTGCCCTGCTCAGCCCCCTCTGGGAGTTCTGTGCTCCCGCGGCTCCCGGGCCCCTCTCCCCGACCCCGCAGCGCGCTGGGCCGCCGGCTGGGGGCAGGCACCCGGCTCGCGCTCCTCCTGGCCCGGGCCGGGCCCCCGGCGCGGCGCTGCCCCCGGGCCGAGCAGGAGGCTCCGCCTGGAAAAGAAGTCAGACTTCCTCTCCACGCTGCTCCGACTGGAATCTGGAATCGGCAGGAAATTGCTCCAACACCCGGGCCGCGCCTTTGCAGTCAGCCCTCGCTTTGCTGAAGAGAAGCAGCTCCCACCAAAGtcttgcctccccctccccccgaaagCCCCGCGCAGGTTTGTAA
- the LOC123285215 gene encoding nematocyst expressed protein 3-like isoform X1, whose protein sequence is MPVRRPAAPAARTRRALAPLEIIFTVLFFPPSPVTFSPNRKMKCKSSFAAGGPRSPLSGSGSRSEMRCPRQCEPRGTEWGPQPSAPGPAAPPAETAESGCAPRAGALRTRRVAGLTAGSSASPRLEPAALGASSALLSPLWEFCAPAAPGPLSPTPQRAGPPAGGRHPARAPPGPGRAPGAALPPGRAGGSAWKRSQTSSPRCSDWNLESAGNCSNTRAAPLQSALALLKRSSSHQSLASPSPRKPRAAYARKDAHQTFPSKCSIII, encoded by the coding sequence ATGCCCGtccggcgccccgccgccccggccGCGCGCACACGCCGTGCCCTCGCCCCCCTCGAAATCATatttacagttcttttttttcccccctctcctGTGACATTTTCTCCAAATCGGAAAATGAAGTGTAAGTCGAGCTTTGCCGCAGGCGGCCCTCGGTCTCCGCTTTCCGGCTCGGGGTCCCGGAGTGAGATGCGCTGTCCCCGGCAGTGCGAACCCCGGGGGACGGAGTGGGGCCCCCAGCCCAGCGCCCCGGGCCCGGCCGCTCCGCCAGCGGAGACCGCGGAGTCCGGCTGTGCGCCGCGCGCGGGTGCGCTCCGGACGCGGCGGGTCGCAGGCCTCACCGCGGGTTCAAGTGCATCCCCGCGGCTGGAGCCCGCGGCTCTGGGAGCGAGTTCTGCCCTGCTCAGCCCCCTCTGGGAGTTCTGTGCTCCCGCGGCTCCCGGGCCCCTCTCCCCGACCCCGCAGCGCGCTGGGCCGCCGGCTGGGGGCAGGCACCCGGCTCGCGCTCCTCCTGGCCCGGGCCGGGCCCCCGGCGCGGCGCTGCCCCCGGGCCGAGCAGGAGGCTCCGCCTGGAAAAGAAGTCAGACTTCCTCTCCACGCTGCTCCGACTGGAATCTGGAATCGGCAGGAAATTGCTCCAACACCCGGGCCGCGCCTTTGCAGTCAGCCCTCGCTTTGCTGAAGAGAAGCAGCTCCCACCAAAGtcttgcctccccctccccccgaaagCCCCGCGCAG
- the LOC123285215 gene encoding nematocyst expressed protein 3-like isoform X2, which produces MPVRRPAAPAARTRRALAPLEIIFTVLFFPPSPVTFSPNRKMKCKSSFAAGGPRSPLSGSGSRSEMRCPRQCEPRGTEWGPQPSAPGPAAPPAETAESGCAPRAGALRTRRVAGLTAGSSASPRLEPAALGASSALLSPLWEFCAPAAPGPLSPTPQRAGPPAGGRHPARAPPGPGRAPGAALPPGRAGGSAWKRSQTSSPRCSDWNLESAGNCSNTRAAPLQSALALLKRSSSHQSLASPSPRKPRAATHLGQCFQSPVHLAGVM; this is translated from the coding sequence ATGCCCGtccggcgccccgccgccccggccGCGCGCACACGCCGTGCCCTCGCCCCCCTCGAAATCATatttacagttcttttttttcccccctctcctGTGACATTTTCTCCAAATCGGAAAATGAAGTGTAAGTCGAGCTTTGCCGCAGGCGGCCCTCGGTCTCCGCTTTCCGGCTCGGGGTCCCGGAGTGAGATGCGCTGTCCCCGGCAGTGCGAACCCCGGGGGACGGAGTGGGGCCCCCAGCCCAGCGCCCCGGGCCCGGCCGCTCCGCCAGCGGAGACCGCGGAGTCCGGCTGTGCGCCGCGCGCGGGTGCGCTCCGGACGCGGCGGGTCGCAGGCCTCACCGCGGGTTCAAGTGCATCCCCGCGGCTGGAGCCCGCGGCTCTGGGAGCGAGTTCTGCCCTGCTCAGCCCCCTCTGGGAGTTCTGTGCTCCCGCGGCTCCCGGGCCCCTCTCCCCGACCCCGCAGCGCGCTGGGCCGCCGGCTGGGGGCAGGCACCCGGCTCGCGCTCCTCCTGGCCCGGGCCGGGCCCCCGGCGCGGCGCTGCCCCCGGGCCGAGCAGGAGGCTCCGCCTGGAAAAGAAGTCAGACTTCCTCTCCACGCTGCTCCGACTGGAATCTGGAATCGGCAGGAAATTGCTCCAACACCCGGGCCGCGCCTTTGCAGTCAGCCCTCGCTTTGCTGAAGAGAAGCAGCTCCCACCAAAGtcttgcctccccctccccccgaaagCCCCGCGCAG